The nucleotide window AGATAAAGGTCTGAACAACTTAGATGTGAAATTAAGTTAGTTTCATACCTTTCTCTTTTTCTTCTTTTTTATCTTTATTTTCGTTTTATCCCCCTAGAAAGGCTTATCTTTGAGATTTTGAAGTAGCCCTCTACTTTTCCAGAATGTTTGTTTTTTTATATATTTCCAGGTTACATATAATTTTATATACTATTGATAAAGTTATTTTATATGTCAAAGAGTTTTCTTAAAATGGAACTAGAACATTGCCACGTCTTTTAGAAAACATACTGTTGGTCGAAAATCTTAAAGAACTGAGAGCCAGGGAAGAAAAGTAAAACCGAGAACACTGGATCTCTTGAAGAATGTCCTGACCGATTCAGTATGAAAGATGCATGAGGTTCCTGAAGATAAATAAGGTAGAATTATAAATAATTAGACTAAGTTGGCTGCATAGGATAATAACATCTTATTTGATTTTCTTCGTTCATGAATTATATTTATTTGAAAAAATCACCTTCGAAGGGATTATTATGAGTTCTCAGGATCATCCTGTATTATCATTCAAAGATAAAATTAAGTCCAGCTGGCCTTATACTCTGACAGTTGCGATAATCGGTTTTGTGTCTCTATGGATTAGAACAGGTCCTTCAGATACGGTATTCTTATCCGATGGGTCCGTAAGGTTTATGACCAATGACGCCTGGTACCATATGCGTACTTTAAGGGCTCTGCTTGAAAACTACCCCCACAGGATATTCTTCGACCCAATGACCAATTATCCTAATGGGAGTTACATACATTTCGGCCCATTGTTCGATCAAATAATGGCTATTATCTCCCTGATTCTTGGAATGGGACATCCAAGTTCTCATCTTGTTGACACTGTTGGAGCCTATTTCCCTGCAGTGCTTGGAGCTCTGACTGTCATTCCGGTTTACTACATAGGAAAATATATTGGAGGACATAAGACAGGGATTCTGGCTGCAATTCTGATTGCGTTTGCTCCGGGACAATTTCTGACCCGTTCAATGATTGGTTTTACAGACCATCATGTTGCAGAATCATTGTTCAGTACACTTTTCATGATGTTCTTCATGCTGGCTTTGATTTCGGCTAAGGAAAGAAAGCTGCGTTTTGAAGATGTGTTTAATAAAAAGTTCAGTGTCCTGAAAGGGCCTTTTATATACTCGGTTCTGGCTGGTGTAATGTATTCAGCATACCAGCTTTGCTGGCCAGGAGGATCGCTTTTCTTATTCATCGTTCTTGTTTACGCAATATTCCAGTACATTCTGGACAATTTCCGGAATGAATCAAGCGACTATCTTGGATTTACAGGCATAGTCACTTGTTTAGTAAGCACAATACTTATCCTTCCGTTTGTCCATCCTGACATGGGCTTTTCTCTTTATTATTACTCATGGTTCCATGTTGTCACTGCTATTGGGGCAATGGCAGGTTTTGCGGCTTTGAGTCTTATTGAAAGGGAATTCAAAAGAAAGAAAATGAGAGCTTATTACTACCCTCTCCTTATCCTCGGAGCAGGAATTCTCGGACTTATAATTACCAAAATCGCATCTCCATCTCTTTATTCTCTAATAATAAACGCACCAAATACCGTTTTCGGAATCCAGCAGGGAGGACCTTCCACAATCCTGGAAGCTTCTTCTATATTTTATGAAAGTAACAAATATAGAGTCTTTACCTTATCGAAAGTCTTTCTACATTTCACCCCTATAGGATTCCTTGCTTCTGTAATAGGAATATTAATTCTGGCTGCAGGTCTATTCAGAAAACCAAAACCTCAAGAAGTGCTACTTCTTATCTGGAGTCTCTTAATTCTTTTTGCAATTTACGGCCAGAATCGTTTTGCATATTACTATTCAATAAACGTTTCAATCCTGAGTGCTTACCTTGGAGGTCTGCTGCTTGACACAGTTAAATGGAAAGAAATTGACCAGAAATTCAAGAGTAGTGTAAAATCGCCCGAAGATGTCCCGAAAGCCTTTAAACTCATCAAAGTACAGCAGATCTTTATAATCCTGGCAATAGTATTATTTTTGATTTATCCAGTGTATGGATCTGCAATGCTATATTCAAATACGATAAAGTCAACTGGCTCAAACGAACCCAATCAACCGTGGATGGAAGCTTGTGACTGGCTACGTTCAAATACTCCAGACCCTGGTATGAACTACAATGCCGTTTACGAAGCTCCGAACAGCGGAGAAATGTTCCAGTATCCAGATACGGCATATGGTGTTATGTCATGGTGGGACTACGGGCACTATATAGAGATAATTGGTCACAGGATGCCAAATGCAAACCCCTTCCAGGCCGGAGTAGGAGGACGCAGAGTAAGCATTAACGAGACAAACCAGCCAGGAGCTGCAACCTTTCTCACAGCCCCATCTGAAGAAGAAGCAAGTGCAGTGCTTGAAGCCATAGATCCAAGGCCTGACAAAGCAGGTGCACGCTATATAATGTCTGATGCTAAAATGGCTACAAGTATATTCGGATCAATTACTACCTGGACTCTTGATACTGAAGGGTACTACCAGGCATACCGGACAGGTAGCCAATATCAGAGCATACCTACTGCTCGATATTTTAATACCATGGAAGCAAAACTGCACATTTTTGACGGAAATGGCTTGAAGCAATACCGTATGGTTCACGAGACTAAGGCTTACCAAACTGACGAGTTGGGGTACAAACAGGTCTACAATTATTTCTACGGAGGTAAACTCCCTGAGGTATATACAGGTTATGTCAAGGTCTTCGAGTACGTTAAAGGCGCAAATATAACAGGAACGGCTTCTCCCAATGAAAGTGTTAAAATAAACACAACAATCCTTACAAATCAGGGAAGAACCTTTGACTATTCACAGTCAACAACTGCAGATTCCCAGGGAAGATACGAACTCACAGTGCCTTATTCAACAGAAGGTCCGATTGCGAATCAAACTCAATTCGATACTGCACCTTCAGGACCCTATGTATTGAGTTATGGAGATACGACAAAAGAAGTGAGAGTAAGTGAAGAAGCCGTATTAAAAGGAGAAGAGATAAAGGTCTGAACAACTTGAGATGTGCAATTAAATTAATTTCACACCTTTATTTCTTTTTCCTTCTTTTCTGATCTTTATTTTCATCTTATTTTCCTGAAAGGCTTATTTTTGAAATTTTTGAAGTCGCCTCCTACCTTTCCAGAATGCTTCTTTTTTATAAATTCACAGGCTACATATACTTATATATACTGTTAATAAAGTTATTTTATATGTCAAAAGCTTCTAAAAGTGGAACCAGAACATTGCCGCTTCTTTAAAAGACATTACTGTTTCGAAGTAGAAAGTCTTAGAGAACCTGAGCGCCAGGGAAGAAAAACAAAACCGGGAATACTAACTCTCTTGAAGAACTTACAGATTGAGCCAGTATGAAAAATTCAGAAGGTTCCTAAAAATAAATAATGGAATCTTGAATATAAATAAAATAGAATTGCAAATAATAAGGCTTATTCGTCTGCGTAGGAAAATGTTATCTATTTGACTTTTTTCTTTCACAAATTACAGATTTAATTACAAAAATTACCTCCGAAGGGATTATTATGAGTTCTCAGGATCATCCTGTATCGTCATTCAAAGATAAAATCAAATCCAGCTGGCCTTATACTCTGACAGTTGCGATAATCGGTTTAATGTCTCTATGGATAAGAACATATCCTTCAGATACGGTGTTCTTATCCGATGGGTCTGTAAGATATACGGCTAATGATGCCTGGTTTCATATGCGTACCTTAAGGGTTCTGCTTGAAAACTACCCCCACAGAATGTTTTTCGATCCCATGACCAACTATCCTAACGGGAGTTATATCCATTTCGGCCCACTATTTGATCAAATGATGGCAATTACTTCCCTGATCCTAGGTATGGGTCATCCCATTTCTCATCTTGTTGATACTGTTGGAGCTTACTTTCCTGCAGTGCTCGGAGCTCTGACTGTCATTCCGGTTTACTACATAGGAAAATATATTGGTGGGCATAAGACAGGGATTCTGGCTGCAATTGTAATCGCATTTGCTCCAGGACATTTTCTATTACACTCAATGATTGGCTCTACAGACCATCATATTGCAGAATCGTTGTTCAGCACTTTCTTCATGATGTTTTTCATGCTTGCCTTGATTTCGGCAAAGGAGAAAAAGCTGCGTTTTGAAGATGTGTTTAATAAAAACTTAAAAGTCTTGAAAGAGCCTTTTATATACTCGGTTCTGGCTGGCGTAATGTATTCAGCATACCAGCTCTGCTGGCCAGGAGGCTCGCTTTTCTTATTGATCGTTCTTGTTTACGCCGTATTCCAGTGTATCTTAGACAATTTCCAGAATGAGTCAAGTGACTACCTTGGGTTTACAGGCATAATCACATGTTTGGTAAGTACAATACTCATCCTCCCGTTTGTCCATCCTGACATGGGATTTTCACTTTATTATTACTCCTGGTTCCATGTTATTACTGCTATTGGGGCAATGGCAGGCTTTGCGGCTTTGAGTCTTATTCAAAGAGAATCAAAAAGAAAGAAAATGAAAACTTATTATTACCCACTTATAATCCTTGGAGCTGGTATTCTTGGGTTTATATTTATTAAAGTTTTATCTCCATCACTTTATTCTCTAATTATAAACGCACCAAGCACTATTTTTGGAATTCAACAGGGGGGACCCTCTACAATTGGTGAAGCTTCTTCTATGTTTCGCATAGGTGATAAAATCGTCCTGTCGGAAGCTTATAAATATTTTACTCCTACAGGATTTCTTGCTTCTTTACTGGGGATAGTTATTCTGGCTGCAAATCTATTCAGAAAACCAAAACCTCAGGAAGTGTTACTTCTTATCTGGTGTCTTTTAATTCTTTTTGCAATTTACGGACAGAACCGCTTTGCATACTACTATTCTATAAATATATCAATCCTGAGTGCCTATCTTGGAGGTCTGCTGCTCGATAAAGTGAAATGGAACGAACTTGACCAGAAGTTCAAAAATACCGTAAAATTGCCCGAAGATATTCCGAAGGCTTTTAAATTCATCAAAGTACAGCAGATATTTGCAGTCCTGGCCATAGTATTATTTTTGATCTATCCTGTATACGGATCTGCAATTTTATATACAAAAATTTCGAACGGTACACCTGATCAGTGGGTGGAAGCCTGTGACTGGCTCCGTTCAAACACCCCAGACCCTGGTATGAACTACAATGCCGTTTATGAAGCCCCGAAAAACGGAGAGATGTTCCAGTATCCTGATACGGCTTACGGTGTCATGTCATGGTGGGACTACGGGCACTACATAGAGACAATAGGGCACAGGATGCCAAATGCTAATCCGTTCCAGGCAGGAATAGGAGGCCGAAGGGTAAGCATCAACGAGACAAACCAGCCAGGTGCAGCAACCTTTTTCACAGCCCCATCTGAAGAAGAAGCAAGTGCAGTTCTTGAAGCCATAGACCCGAGGCCTGACAAAGCAGGTGCACGCTATATAATGTCTGATGCCAGAATGGCTACAGTTATGTTCTCGGCAATACCTAAATGGACTCTTGATACTGAAGGGTACGAGCAGGCTTACTGGATAGGTAACCAATATCAGAGCATACCTACTGCCCGATATTTCAATACCATGAAAGCAAAACTTCACATTTTTGACGGAAATGGCTTGAAACATTACCGTATGGTCTACGAGACTGAAGCCTACCAGAGTAACGAAGTCGCATATAAACAGGTTTACAACTACTTCTACGGAGGCAAGCTCCCTGAGGTAGATACAGGTTCTGTCAAGATATTCGAGTACGTCAAAGGTGCGAATATAACAGGAACGGCTTCTCCTAACGAAACTGTTAAAATAAGTACTACAATCCTTACAGATAAGGGACGGACCTTTGAATACACTCAATCAACAACTACAGACTCTCAGGGAAGATACGAATTTACAGTGCCTTATTCAACAGAAGGTCCGATTGCAGGCCAAACACAATTTGATACTGCACCTTCAGGACCCTATGTATTAAGTTACGGCGATACCACAAAAGAAATAAAAGTAAGTGAAGAAACTGTATTAAAAGGAGAAGAAATAAAGGTATGAAACCAGTACGGAATGTGAGATTGTTCACACTACTGCACCTTTATTTCTCCTTTCTTCTTCTTTTTTAGTTTTGTTTTTACTCTTCCAGGAAATATTTCTTCTAAGGTTTTCTTAAGAGACTGCTATTTTTTCAAGAAAATTAGTAACTACCCAACCTATGTAAAACAGGATCAATAGCCATATTTATTAAAACTCAATCGACGAATTTCTGTAAATTGATTCTTAATCTGTTACCAATTGATTCCGTTTCTTCCTTTTTCACAGGTTATTTCTTGGATTCCTTGTTTTCGATATAATCAATATCGATAGACACGTTGGGTATGCTGAATAGTTACAAAAATTATTTATATATATCCGTCAGTTACATATACTTTTATTTATATCCGACACTTACATATACTTTTATTTATATATCCGTCAGTTGTATACTCTTATATACTGTTAACAAAGTAGTTTCACATCTCGAAGGGATTTTCAAGGTTGAACCAGAAGCATTGCCACGTCTTTTAGCAGAACTATTACTGTTTCCGAAGTAAATAGCTTGAGAAACCTGCCACCATGAAAAATAAGCAAAAACCCCCTCAGGCAATAGTAGGTATCTTGTAAATTGTCCAGATCGATCTAATATGAAAACTGCATGAAGTTTCTGAACAGAAATAAGGTAGGATTATAAATAATCGTACTGAGTAGCCTGCGTAGAATAATATTATCTAATATTATTTATTTGATATTATTATTCCATAAACTATATATTTGATTGAAAAAACTTACCTCTTAAAGGGGATTATTATGAGTTCTCAGGATCATCCTGTATCATCATTCAAAGATAAAATCAAGTCCAGCTGGCCTTATACTCTGGCAGTTGCGATAATCGGTTTTATATCTCTATGGGTTAGAACACTTCCTTCAAATACGGTGTTCTTATCCGATGGATCCGTAAGGTTCGCGACCAATGATGCCTGGTACCATATGCGTACCTTATTTGTCTTGCTCGAAAATTACCCCAATAGGATGTTTTTCAATCCCATGACCAACTATCCTAACGGGAGTTACATACATTTCGGCCCATTGTTCGATCAAATGATGGCTATTACCTCCCTGATTCTTGGAATGGGACATCCAAGTTCTCATCTTGTTGATACTGTTGGAGCCTATTTCCCTGCAGTGCTAGGGGCCATTATCGTCATTCCGGTTTACTACATAGGAAAATACCTGGGAGGACATAAAACCGGAGTTCTGGCTGCAATTTTAATTGCGTTTGCTCCGGGACAGTTTCTAACCCGTTCAATGATTGGTTTTACAGACCATCATGTTGCAGAATCACTGTTCAGTACACTTTTCATGATGTTCTTCATGCTGGCTTTGATTTCGGCTAAGGAAAGAAAGCTGCGTTTTGAAGATGTATTTAATAAAAAGTTCAGTGTTTTGAAAGAGCCTTTTATATACTCGGTTCTGGCTGGTGTAATGTATTCAGCATACCAGCTGTGCTGGCCAGGAGGATCGCTTTTCTTATTCATCGTTCTTGTTTACGCAATATTCCAGTACATTCTGGACAATTTCCGGAATGAATCAAGCGACTACCTTGGATTTACAGGTGTAGTAACCTGTCTGGTAAGTACAATACTTATCCTTCCATTTGTCCATCCGGATATGGGCTTTTCTATGTATTATTACTCATGGTTCCACGTTATCACTGCTATTGGGGCAATGGCAGTTTTTGCGGCTTTGAGTCTCATAGAAAGGGAATTCAAAATAAGGAAAATAAATACTTATTATTACCCTCTGCTGATTCTTGGAGCAGGAATTCTCGGACTTATAATTACCAAAATCGCATCTCCATCCCTTTATTCCCTAATTATAAATGCTCCAAGCACTGTTTTTGGAATTCAACAGGGAGGACCTTCCACAATTGGTGAAGCTACTTCTATATTCTACCAGAACGGCGCCTTTACCCTGTATAAAGCTTTTTCAAATTTCACTACTACGGGATTTCTAGCTTCTATACTCGGGATGTTTGTTCTGGCTGCAAACCTGTTCAAAAGACCAAAGCCCCACGAATTGCTTGTTCTTGTCTGGAGCTTCTTTATTCTCCTTGCAATTTATGGCCAGAATCGTTTTGCATATTACTATTCAATAAACGTTTCAATCCTGAGTGCCTACCTTGGAGGCCTGTTACTTGAAAAAGTAAAATGGAACGACCTTGACCAGAAGTTCAAAAGTAATGTAAAGTCACCTTCAGATGTCCCAGGTGCATTGAAACTTGTCAAAATCGAGCAGGTTTTTGCAGTCCTGTTTATATTGATATTTCTGATTTATCCCGTATATGGATCTGCAATGCTATATTCAAATACGATAAAGTCAACTGGCTCAAACGAACCCAATCAACCGTGGATGGAAGCTTGTGTCTGGCTCCGTTCAAATACTCCTGATCCGGGAATGAACTACAATGCCGTTTACGAAGCTCCGAAAAACGGAGAAATGTTCCAGTATCCAGATACGGCATACGGTGTTATGTCATGGTGGGACTACGGGCACTATATAGAGACAATAGGCCACAGAATGCCAAATGCAAATCCCTTCCAGGCAGGGGTAGGAGGACGCAGAGTAAGCATTAACGAGACAAACCAACCAGGCGCAGCAACCTTTTTCACAGCCCCATCTGAGAAAGAAGCAAGTGCAGTGCTCAAAGCTATAGATCCAAGGCCTGACAAAATGGGTGCACGTTATGTAATGTCTGATGCCAAAATGGCTACAAGTATATTCGGGGCAATGCCTGCCTGGACTCTTGATACTGATGGGTACTATCAGGCTTACTGGACAGGTAGCCAATATCAAAACATACCTTCTACCCGATATTTCAATTCCATGGAATCAAGACTGCAGATTTTTGACGGAAACGGCTTGAAGCAGTATCGTATGGTTTACGAAACTGAGGCCTATCAAACTGACGAAGTAGGGTATAAACAGGTCTATAATTACTTATACGGAGGCAAACTCCCTGAGGTAGATACCGGCTATGTCAAGATCTTCGAGTACGTTAAAGGTGCAAATATAACAGGAACGGCTTCTCCCAATGAGAGTGTTAAAATAAACACGACAATCCTTACAAATCAGGGAAGGACCTTTGAGTACTCGCAGTCAACTACTGCAGATTCTCAAGGAAGGTATGAATTCACAGTGCCTTATTCAACAGAAGGTCCGATTGCAAATCAGACTCAATTCAACACTGCACCCTCAGGGCCCTATGTGTTGAGTTATGGCGATATGACAAAAGAAGTGAAAGTAAGTGAAGAAGCCGTATTGAAAGGAGAAGAAATAAAGGTATGAAACCAGTACGGAGTGTGAGATATTCACACTACATCTTTATTTCTCCTTTTTCTTGTGTCTTTGTTTTTAATTTTATGCTTTCAAACTTATTCTTAAACCAGAACTGCAGATTTTTACTTCATTTTTCCGTTATCTAGATATACTATTAAAAAAGCCTACCTCGCAGGTGAAGTATGATGAAAAACCCTATTATAGGTCGAGTCTGGAAATTCGGAGACGATGTCGACACAGATGTAATCATTCCCGGAAAATACCTGCGGACCAAAGATATGCAGGTTTTTGCAGCTCATGCAATGGAAGGCATTGACCCCGAATTTGCAAAAAAAGTGAAACCGGGAGATATCATTGTAGCAGGCAGCAATTTCGGCTGCGGCTCTTCAAGAGAACAGGCTCCCCTTGCTTTAAAACATGCAGGTATAGCATGTATTGTCGCAAGATCTTTTGCAAGGATCTTTTTCAGAAATGCAATTAATGTAGGGCTACCTCTTATTGAAGCCGATATCGAGTGTCAGGAGGGCGACGAAATAAAGGTTGACCTGCTAAAAGGCGAAGTTACAGTTTCAGGAAAAACCACTTACGAAGGAAATAAACTACCGGATTTTCTTCTCCAAATACTTGCTGACGGCGGGCTTGTAGCTCACAGAAAGAAAATCCAGATCGAGCAAAGGGAATAATTTGATACAATAATTATGGAAAAAAACCGGAAAATAAATCATAAAGTACTGGGAGTATATTGAGAAATGTATCAAAAAACATACCAAAGTACACTGGAAAACATACCGGAAACAAATTTAATTTGACAACAACCAAAATAAGAAGAATAAGAAAAACAAGAAGAATAAGAAAAACAAGAAGAATAAGAAAAATAAGAAGAATAAGAAAAACAAGAAGAATGAACTCAGAATCCATATTTCAAAAAAATCATCCAAAACAACCGATAATTATGCTTTTTCCTGATGAATATAAGCATGTAGGTGTAACAAAATCCTTCTGCCCGGACACTGAGGAACCTATCTATTTCCTGACTGACTACCTGATTACAGAAAAGGGAAGTCCTCAGACAGACGGCTGCGAATACGCAGTCTATTACGTGAGAAAAAACGGAGAGGGCTTGCTCAGAAAAGTTGAGTCTCTCGAAACAATAGCCTCAGGAGAAGAGGTGGTAAAATATGACAGAGAGTTGAATATAAAAGACCGTACACTCCTGATCGAGACTGCAGAAAAACTCTGTACCGGCAAAGTGAACACGGTAATTTTTACAGGTATGGATAAACACGTCACATTTGTTCACGCCCCAGATCTTGCAAGCATTCTTGACTTAGAAATCCTTGACGTTGCTCCCCCTTATCCCTCCTGGCTTTCCCTTGTTGTAAGAAGACTCGAAGCCAGTGGAATTTTCGGGGATCTCCAGGTCAGGTTTACTGAAAAAGTAATCGATTTAAGACGTTTTGAAGGAAAAAACACCGTTTTTCCATGCAGCGCGTCTGGACTGGAAGGTAAATGCCTGGACTCGGATGTGCTCACGGAAAACGGACATTTACTTGTAGGATGTGAAATTTCAAAGACTCTTTTTGAAATGCGTTTTCCTGAACTTGAGTATTCCTTTATAAACATCTGTCCTTTCAAGTCCGAAATAGTTGTACCCTCAAAATCCTTTATTACTCGCTGCTGCAGGTCTGAGAATTCAGGGCTTGTAAATATTTCGGGTTTTGATGGAGCTGTAGTCCACTGGGGAGCATCGGAGTACCAGGTTGCTGAAGCTATCCGAAAACTTGTAAACAGACTGAGAAAGAATGAGTAATCTTACATTTTTTCTTCAAAAGTCTATTCTGGTATTTTCTATGATTAGTGTTCTATTATATTAAATCAAAACTATCCCTAAATTCAAACTCCCCAGCTAATGCTTTTTTCTGATTATCGGCTTCAATTTCAAGTTCCTTCTTAACTTTTGCTTTTATCTCCCTGTAATGAGCTAAAATACGTTAAACTTGCTTGAATCTCTCCTCCGAGTTTAGTAAACTTGATTATATAATATAAAACTTTTCTATGAATTAGAAAACTCTATTATCTATGAGAGATATAGTTTTAAAGGATCGACCTGCCAGCGACGCTCACAAATTAAGGGGATTTGAGAGAGATACCGAAATAAAGTGACTTTAGACAATCGGAAACGGGCAGCAGATTATAAAACAGTATTAAACCTGGGGGGTAATAATATGATTTTACTCATAACTGCATGGATTGTTGGATTTGTTGCTGGAGTTTTCTTGATGAAGTTCTTGTTTGTAACGATTGCAGTAAAGGCTTCACTTGTTTATAACACAATCATCGGGCATAATATTCATGAGAAGTATCAACAGGTTAACATGATACCTGATTGGGTTAAAACTCTCGCAGACAACAATATATACCAGCGTTACTCGCTTGAACCACTGCGTATTGTAAAATATCCGGCATTCTACAGAAAAGGATTTAAATTTTTTGAAGAAAGTCAGTATAAATATGCCGTTTTCTATGAAGGCAATGGTAAGTATACCGCATATAGAAAAGTGAGGGCAGGAATATCGGGAAATAAAACAAAGACAGTGGTTGAAGAAAAGTCTGAAATTAAAGTATGAGCAAAATAAGATGTGGGCAGTTATTTAACTGAAAAGTGGTTAGAACCG belongs to Methanosarcina barkeri 3 and includes:
- a CDS encoding oligosaccharyl transferase, archaeosortase A system-associated, whose amino-acid sequence is MSSQDHPVSSFKDKIKSSWPYTLAVAIIGFISLWVRTLPSNTVFLSDGSVRFATNDAWYHMRTLFVLLENYPNRMFFNPMTNYPNGSYIHFGPLFDQMMAITSLILGMGHPSSHLVDTVGAYFPAVLGAIIVIPVYYIGKYLGGHKTGVLAAILIAFAPGQFLTRSMIGFTDHHVAESLFSTLFMMFFMLALISAKERKLRFEDVFNKKFSVLKEPFIYSVLAGVMYSAYQLCWPGGSLFLFIVLVYAIFQYILDNFRNESSDYLGFTGVVTCLVSTILILPFVHPDMGFSMYYYSWFHVITAIGAMAVFAALSLIEREFKIRKINTYYYPLLILGAGILGLIITKIASPSLYSLIINAPSTVFGIQQGGPSTIGEATSIFYQNGAFTLYKAFSNFTTTGFLASILGMFVLAANLFKRPKPHELLVLVWSFFILLAIYGQNRFAYYYSINVSILSAYLGGLLLEKVKWNDLDQKFKSNVKSPSDVPGALKLVKIEQVFAVLFILIFLIYPVYGSAMLYSNTIKSTGSNEPNQPWMEACVWLRSNTPDPGMNYNAVYEAPKNGEMFQYPDTAYGVMSWWDYGHYIETIGHRMPNANPFQAGVGGRRVSINETNQPGAATFFTAPSEKEASAVLKAIDPRPDKMGARYVMSDAKMATSIFGAMPAWTLDTDGYYQAYWTGSQYQNIPSTRYFNSMESRLQIFDGNGLKQYRMVYETEAYQTDEVGYKQVYNYLYGGKLPEVDTGYVKIFEYVKGANITGTASPNESVKINTTILTNQGRTFEYSQSTTADSQGRYEFTVPYSTEGPIANQTQFNTAPSGPYVLSYGDMTKEVKVSEEAVLKGEEIKV
- the hacB gene encoding homoaconitase small subunit, giving the protein MMKNPIIGRVWKFGDDVDTDVIIPGKYLRTKDMQVFAAHAMEGIDPEFAKKVKPGDIIVAGSNFGCGSSREQAPLALKHAGIACIVARSFARIFFRNAINVGLPLIEADIECQEGDEIKVDLLKGEVTVSGKTTYEGNKLPDFLLQILADGGLVAHRKKIQIEQRE
- a CDS encoding oligosaccharyl transferase, archaeosortase A system-associated translates to MSSQDHPVLSFKDKIKSSWPYTLTVAIIGFVSLWIRTGPSDTVFLSDGSVRFMTNDAWYHMRTLRALLENYPHRIFFDPMTNYPNGSYIHFGPLFDQIMAIISLILGMGHPSSHLVDTVGAYFPAVLGALTVIPVYYIGKYIGGHKTGILAAILIAFAPGQFLTRSMIGFTDHHVAESLFSTLFMMFFMLALISAKERKLRFEDVFNKKFSVLKGPFIYSVLAGVMYSAYQLCWPGGSLFLFIVLVYAIFQYILDNFRNESSDYLGFTGIVTCLVSTILILPFVHPDMGFSLYYYSWFHVVTAIGAMAGFAALSLIEREFKRKKMRAYYYPLLILGAGILGLIITKIASPSLYSLIINAPNTVFGIQQGGPSTILEASSIFYESNKYRVFTLSKVFLHFTPIGFLASVIGILILAAGLFRKPKPQEVLLLIWSLLILFAIYGQNRFAYYYSINVSILSAYLGGLLLDTVKWKEIDQKFKSSVKSPEDVPKAFKLIKVQQIFIILAIVLFLIYPVYGSAMLYSNTIKSTGSNEPNQPWMEACDWLRSNTPDPGMNYNAVYEAPNSGEMFQYPDTAYGVMSWWDYGHYIEIIGHRMPNANPFQAGVGGRRVSINETNQPGAATFLTAPSEEEASAVLEAIDPRPDKAGARYIMSDAKMATSIFGSITTWTLDTEGYYQAYRTGSQYQSIPTARYFNTMEAKLHIFDGNGLKQYRMVHETKAYQTDELGYKQVYNYFYGGKLPEVYTGYVKVFEYVKGANITGTASPNESVKINTTILTNQGRTFDYSQSTTADSQGRYELTVPYSTEGPIANQTQFDTAPSGPYVLSYGDTTKEVRVSEEAVLKGEEIKV
- a CDS encoding oligosaccharyl transferase, archaeosortase A system-associated, producing the protein MSSQDHPVSSFKDKIKSSWPYTLTVAIIGLMSLWIRTYPSDTVFLSDGSVRYTANDAWFHMRTLRVLLENYPHRMFFDPMTNYPNGSYIHFGPLFDQMMAITSLILGMGHPISHLVDTVGAYFPAVLGALTVIPVYYIGKYIGGHKTGILAAIVIAFAPGHFLLHSMIGSTDHHIAESLFSTFFMMFFMLALISAKEKKLRFEDVFNKNLKVLKEPFIYSVLAGVMYSAYQLCWPGGSLFLLIVLVYAVFQCILDNFQNESSDYLGFTGIITCLVSTILILPFVHPDMGFSLYYYSWFHVITAIGAMAGFAALSLIQRESKRKKMKTYYYPLIILGAGILGFIFIKVLSPSLYSLIINAPSTIFGIQQGGPSTIGEASSMFRIGDKIVLSEAYKYFTPTGFLASLLGIVILAANLFRKPKPQEVLLLIWCLLILFAIYGQNRFAYYYSINISILSAYLGGLLLDKVKWNELDQKFKNTVKLPEDIPKAFKFIKVQQIFAVLAIVLFLIYPVYGSAILYTKISNGTPDQWVEACDWLRSNTPDPGMNYNAVYEAPKNGEMFQYPDTAYGVMSWWDYGHYIETIGHRMPNANPFQAGIGGRRVSINETNQPGAATFFTAPSEEEASAVLEAIDPRPDKAGARYIMSDARMATVMFSAIPKWTLDTEGYEQAYWIGNQYQSIPTARYFNTMKAKLHIFDGNGLKHYRMVYETEAYQSNEVAYKQVYNYFYGGKLPEVDTGSVKIFEYVKGANITGTASPNETVKISTTILTDKGRTFEYTQSTTTDSQGRYEFTVPYSTEGPIAGQTQFDTAPSGPYVLSYGDTTKEIKVSEETVLKGEEIKV